The Microlunatus soli genome contains the following window.
CGAGGCCGCGGCCCAGCCCTTACGATGAGGCGTTGTGATCGCGCCCGCCCGACGCGGCACACGACGGGGATCGGGTACGGGGCATCGGGCACGGGGGAACAGCACACATGCAGACAGCGGGGACAACCATCGCGCTGGTCGTGGTCAACTACGGCTCCGCGGCGCTGATCGATCGCAACGTCGGCGACCTGGCCGGCGGGTCGGGCGCCGGTCATCGGATCGTCGTCGTCGACAACTATTCCGGCGAGGCCGAACGCGCGCGGGTCGACCGACTGTGTCGTCGGCACGGCTGGACGTCGGTGCTGCTGGACAGCAATACCGGCTTCGCCGGCGGCGTGAACGCTGGGCTGGTGGCCGCTCGTGGTCTGGGCGCCGACGCGTTCCTGCTGCTCAATCCGGACGCGATGATCACGGCGGAGACGATCACCGCGCTCCATGATCAGGTCCGGGCCAATCCGTTGCAGCTGGTCGCGCCACGGGTGACCCGGCCCGACGGCAGCACCTGGGCGGTGGGCTCGTCGGTCGATCTGCGGACCGGTCGGATGCGGCGCCGTGCGGGGTTGCAGGGGTTGACCGCCGACGAGGCACCGTGGGTGAGCGGCGCCTGCCTGGCCTTCTCCCGAGAGCTGTTGGAACGGACCGGCGGGCTGCCGGAGAGTTACTTCCTCTACTGGGAGGACGTCGACTTCAGCCAACGCGTACGGCAGGTCGGCGGCAGTCTGTTGGTGCGCTCGGACCTGACGGTCGTGCACGACGAGGGCGGCACCCAACGCGGCGCCGGCGATCGGCGACTCAGTGATCGCTACTACTACTTCAACTGTCGCAATCGGCTGCTGTTCGCGGCCCGTCAGCTGGACCGTCGCGGCGTCCTGCGGTGGATGGCGAGCACACCCCGGCAGAGCTGGCAGATCCTGCTGCGCGGCGGCCGGCGGCAACTGCTGCAGTCCCCCGCACCGTTGCTCGCCGCGATCAAGGGATCGGTTGCAGGCTTGGGAATCGCGGCCCGTTCACTGCTGCGCCGACACCGGATCGAAGATGATCATGGACTCGACCTTGCTGCCGAACGGGTCGGAGCGACGGGCGGCGGAGCGCTGTCCGGCAGCGACAGTCCGATCACCGCGCTGATGTCGTTCCCGCAACGTCCGCCGAAGGCCAATCCCTACCGGCTGCTGCTCGAACGGGGACTCCGCAACGCTCCCGGTCTCAAGATCAAGTACTTCTCCTGGCGGACCGCATTGTTCGGCGACTACGACGTGTTCCACGTGCACTGGCCGGAGATCCTGCTGGAGGGTTCGACGCCGCTGAAGTCCGCGGTCCGGCGGGCGCTGTACCTGCTGTTCCTGGCTCGCATGCGGCGCCGCCGGATCG
Protein-coding sequences here:
- a CDS encoding glycosyltransferase; amino-acid sequence: MQTAGTTIALVVVNYGSAALIDRNVGDLAGGSGAGHRIVVVDNYSGEAERARVDRLCRRHGWTSVLLDSNTGFAGGVNAGLVAARGLGADAFLLLNPDAMITAETITALHDQVRANPLQLVAPRVTRPDGSTWAVGSSVDLRTGRMRRRAGLQGLTADEAPWVSGACLAFSRELLERTGGLPESYFLYWEDVDFSQRVRQVGGSLLVRSDLTVVHDEGGTQRGAGDRRLSDRYYYFNCRNRLLFAARQLDRRGVLRWMASTPRQSWQILLRGGRRQLLQSPAPLLAAIKGSVAGLGIAARSLLRRHRIEDDHGLDLAAERVGATGGGALSGSDSPITALMSFPQRPPKANPYRLLLERGLRNAPGLKIKYFSWRTALFGDYDVFHVHWPEILLEGSTPLKSAVRRALYLLFLARMRRRRIAIVRTMHNLELPRDIDRVEIALLRATERQTGLWIRLNTSTELPADRPGATILHGHYRDWYGDHPRSEIVPGRAIFYGLIRRYKGVPELVSAFTAGTDQQLSLHVLGRPSTEELADSIRAAAGDDHRVQLRLGFVEDPDLVAEITAAELVVLPYQEMHNSAAVLTALSLDRPVLIPDNEVNRKLAAEVGPGWIHTYDGPFSAAVLQRAVTELRTSPPSGRPDLEQRDWDLGGVQHADAYRVARRMARR